The proteins below come from a single Clostridia bacterium genomic window:
- the proC gene encoding pyrroline-5-carboxylate reductase: protein MPKVGFIGAGAMGEALIRGLIGAGEAPAPEILAADASAERRHYLQDGYGIGICAENRQVVETCPTVVLAVKPQVAAEVLAEVGSAFSPGQLLISVVAGWKIARLQSLISREALVIRAMPNMPCLVGQGITALSYGPAVPEARKEEARRIFGAVGEVVDLAESCLDAVTALSGCGPAYTFLILESLIEAGVKLGLSREVARRLTLRTVQGAAAMLQETGAHPAQLKDAVVSSGGATAYGLAVMEEAGLRGALIRAVEAAWRRAEELGREGGT from the coding sequence GTGCCCAAAGTAGGTTTCATCGGGGCCGGAGCCATGGGGGAGGCGCTGATCCGGGGCCTGATCGGGGCCGGAGAGGCGCCGGCGCCGGAAATCCTGGCCGCAGATGCCAGTGCCGAGCGACGGCATTACCTGCAAGACGGGTACGGTATCGGAATCTGCGCGGAGAACCGGCAGGTGGTGGAGACCTGCCCCACGGTGGTGCTGGCGGTCAAGCCCCAGGTGGCCGCCGAAGTGCTGGCCGAGGTGGGTTCGGCTTTTTCCCCGGGCCAACTGCTCATATCGGTGGTGGCCGGGTGGAAGATCGCCCGGTTGCAGAGCCTCATCTCCCGAGAGGCCCTGGTCATCCGGGCCATGCCGAACATGCCCTGTCTGGTCGGTCAAGGCATTACCGCCCTCAGCTACGGGCCGGCAGTCCCGGAGGCCAGGAAGGAGGAGGCCCGGAGAATCTTCGGGGCGGTGGGGGAAGTAGTGGACCTGGCCGAATCCTGCCTGGATGCGGTAACGGCTCTGAGCGGCTGCGGTCCAGCCTATACCTTTTTGATCCTTGAGTCCCTGATTGAAGCGGGTGTCAAATTGGGTCTCTCGCGGGAAGTGGCGCGGCGGCTCACCCTGCGTACGGTACAGGGGGCGGCGGCCATGCTGCAGGAAACCGGCGCCCACCCGGCGCAGCTAAAGGACGCGGTGGTGTCTTCCGGTGGGGCAACCGCCTACGGCCTGGCGGTGATGGAGGAGGCCGGGCTGCGGGGTGCTCTCATCCGGGCGGTAGAGGCGGCCTGGCGGCGGGCGGAAGAACTGGGCAGGGAAGGAGGAACATGA
- a CDS encoding cell division protein SepF, which translates to MERILGFLGFEEEGEPPVDPTFPPPRLVKNNVVSLPSAPRLRLIVARPVSYEQAADIADYLKDKHPILLNLEGREVEVARRVLDFLSGVAYALGGSVQKIREGIFVVTPPNVEISREDGTDAL; encoded by the coding sequence GTGGAGAGAATTTTGGGTTTCTTGGGGTTCGAGGAAGAAGGCGAGCCGCCCGTCGACCCCACGTTTCCGCCCCCACGGCTGGTAAAGAACAACGTGGTCAGCCTGCCCTCGGCGCCGAGACTCCGGCTGATTGTCGCCCGGCCGGTTTCCTATGAACAGGCGGCCGACATAGCCGACTACCTTAAGGACAAGCACCCCATCCTGCTTAACCTGGAGGGTCGCGAGGTGGAAGTGGCCCGCCGGGTACTGGACTTCCTGAGCGGGGTGGCATATGCCCTGGGAGGGAGCGTGCAGAAGATAAGAGAGGGGATCTTCGTGGTCACCCCTCCGAACGTGGAAATCAGCCGGGAAGACGGAACCGACGCACTTTAG
- a CDS encoding YggS family pyridoxal phosphate-dependent enzyme, with translation MTDIGANLRRVRERLARAAERSGRRPEAVKLIAVTKNVPVEIIRAGLAEGITALGENRVQEARAKVAALGRAAEWHFIGHLQTNKVKYLADWVDLIHSLDRIRLAEELEKQGARTGRVWPVLLQVNLAGEGTKFGLAEAEVRPFLERVAGYRHLRVLGLMTIGPAVAEPEEARPVFRRLRLLAEAIAGERWPGVSMEHLSMGMSGDFEVAVEEGATMVRVGTAIFGPRTG, from the coding sequence ATGACCGATATCGGGGCCAACCTACGCCGGGTGCGGGAGCGGCTGGCCCGGGCGGCCGAGAGGTCCGGACGCCGACCGGAGGCGGTAAAGCTCATCGCCGTGACCAAGAACGTGCCGGTGGAAATCATCCGGGCAGGCCTGGCGGAAGGCATTACGGCCCTGGGCGAGAATCGGGTGCAGGAGGCCAGGGCTAAGGTGGCCGCGCTGGGTCGGGCGGCAGAGTGGCACTTTATCGGGCACCTGCAGACCAATAAGGTGAAGTACCTGGCGGATTGGGTCGACCTCATTCACTCCCTGGACCGCATTCGCCTGGCGGAGGAACTGGAGAAGCAGGGCGCCCGGACCGGAAGGGTATGGCCGGTCCTGCTTCAGGTTAACCTTGCCGGAGAAGGCACCAAGTTCGGCCTGGCCGAGGCCGAGGTTCGCCCCTTCCTGGAGCGCGTAGCCGGGTACAGGCACCTCCGGGTGCTGGGGCTGATGACCATCGGCCCGGCGGTGGCGGAGCCGGAGGAGGCCAGACCCGTCTTCCGGCGGCTGCGCCTCCTGGCGGAGGCAATCGCCGGCGAACGCTGGCCGGGTGTAAGCATGGAGCACCTTTCTATGGGGATGAGTGGCGATTTCGAGGTGGCGGTAGAAGAGGGAGCCACCATGGTGCGGGTGGGTACCGCCATCTTCGGACCCCGCACGGGGTGA
- a CDS encoding YlmC/YmxH family sporulation protein translates to MVRASELRLRDVVNVRDGRRLGLIKDLELDVENGKVKAIILPGATRLLGLLGRAEDVVIPWEQIKRLGVDVILVELEGFVEPVHTKR, encoded by the coding sequence ATGGTCCGCGCCTCCGAGCTCCGGCTGCGGGACGTGGTTAACGTCCGGGACGGCCGGCGTTTGGGCCTGATAAAGGATCTCGAGCTGGACGTGGAGAACGGAAAGGTGAAGGCCATAATCCTGCCGGGTGCCACTCGCCTCCTCGGCCTCCTGGGCCGCGCCGAGGATGTGGTAATCCCCTGGGAACAGATTAAGAGACTAGGCGTAGACGTGATCCTGGTAGAGCTGGAGGGCTTCGTCGAGCCCGTGCACACCAAGCGCTAG
- the spoIIR gene encoding stage II sporulation protein R, with translation MQKLIAVLIILALAAGAVAYRVFSHPCQEAYTPDNLIRLHVVANSDRPEDQALKYRVRDALLWELLPDLGRVQGWEDAEKAVRASLPRLQEAADRCLALAGAPYPARIEMGVFEFPTRAYYETVLPAGSYRAVRVVLGEGEGANWWCVLFPPLCFVDIAGSGEVPAAPVQEVMASPGGRELQGQQRPPIEKRWRLVEWWRSSQRHLARLWPES, from the coding sequence ATGCAAAAACTTATTGCGGTCCTGATAATCCTCGCCCTGGCGGCGGGAGCAGTGGCGTATCGGGTCTTCAGCCACCCCTGTCAGGAGGCCTACACGCCGGACAACCTCATCCGGCTTCACGTGGTGGCCAACAGCGACCGCCCCGAGGATCAGGCCCTGAAGTACCGGGTGCGGGACGCCCTGTTATGGGAATTGCTGCCCGACCTGGGGCGGGTGCAGGGGTGGGAGGACGCGGAGAAGGCCGTACGGGCCTCGCTGCCCCGGCTGCAAGAGGCGGCCGACCGCTGCCTGGCCTTGGCCGGCGCCCCGTACCCGGCCCGGATAGAGATGGGGGTATTTGAATTCCCCACCCGCGCGTACTACGAGACCGTGCTTCCGGCCGGATCCTACCGGGCGGTGCGCGTGGTGCTCGGGGAAGGGGAAGGTGCCAACTGGTGGTGCGTGCTCTTCCCGCCCCTGTGCTTCGTGGACATTGCCGGCAGCGGAGAGGTTCCGGCGGCGCCGGTGCAGGAGGTAATGGCCTCGCCGGGCGGCCGGGAGCTTCAAGGTCAACAACGCCCGCCGATAGAGAAGCGGTGGCGCTTGGTAGAGTGGTGGCGAAGTTCTCAGCGGCACCTGGCCCGGCTGTGGCCGGAGTCCTGA
- the sigG gene encoding RNA polymerase sporulation sigma factor SigG, which produces MVNKVEICGVNTAKLPVLTNEQMRSLFRALRQGDASAREQLIRGNLRLVLSVIQRFTNRGECVDDLFQVGCVGLIKAIDNFDLEQNVRFSTYAVPMIIGEIRRYLRDNNLVRISRSLRDTAYKALQARDALVNKYGREPTVVEIAEELKLEREEVVFALDAIQEPVSLFEPVYHDGGDPILVMDQIGDEKNQDANWLEGIAVREALQKLSERERTILTLRFFEGKTQMEVADEIGISQAQVSRLEKAALNHMRKHM; this is translated from the coding sequence TTGGTCAATAAAGTGGAGATCTGCGGGGTGAATACCGCCAAGCTTCCCGTGTTGACCAACGAACAGATGCGCTCCCTCTTCCGGGCCCTGCGCCAGGGCGACGCTTCGGCTCGCGAACAGTTGATCAGGGGCAATTTGCGTTTGGTATTGAGCGTCATTCAAAGGTTCACCAACCGGGGGGAATGCGTGGACGATCTCTTCCAGGTGGGCTGCGTGGGCCTGATCAAGGCCATCGACAATTTCGACCTGGAGCAGAACGTGCGCTTTTCTACCTACGCGGTGCCCATGATTATCGGCGAGATCCGTCGTTACCTTCGCGACAACAACCTGGTACGTATCAGCCGTTCCCTCAGGGATACCGCCTACAAGGCCCTGCAGGCGCGGGACGCCCTGGTGAACAAGTACGGACGCGAGCCCACGGTGGTGGAGATTGCCGAAGAACTGAAGCTCGAACGAGAAGAGGTGGTCTTCGCCCTGGATGCCATCCAGGAGCCGGTGTCACTGTTCGAACCCGTGTACCACGACGGAGGCGACCCCATCCTGGTGATGGACCAAATCGGAGACGAGAAGAACCAGGACGCCAACTGGCTGGAGGGGATCGCGGTGAGGGAGGCGCTGCAGAAGCTGAGCGAACGGGAGCGCACCATCCTCACCCTGCGCTTCTTCGAGGGCAAGACGCAGATGGAGGTGGCAGACGAGATCGGCATCTCTCAGGCGCAGGTCTCGCGACTGGAGAAGGCAGCCCTGAACCACATGCGCAAGCACATGTGA
- the sigE gene encoding RNA polymerase sporulation sigma factor SigE — protein MRLLSFLEILPIHYVGSSEALPPPLTSDEEGLLLERLEAGDDRVRTTLIERNLRLVVYIARKFENTGVGIEDLVSIGTIGLIKAVNTFDPRKRIKLATYASRCIENEILMHLRRSSRQRCEVSFEEPLNTDWDGNELLLSDVLGTEGDIIYKSIEEEVEKRLLYQAMKKLSPRERKIMEFRFGLVDGVEKTQKEVADMLGISQSYISRLEKRIIKRLRKEMLRLE, from the coding sequence ATGCGTCTGCTTTCTTTTCTAGAAATTTTGCCCATACACTACGTCGGTAGCAGTGAAGCCCTGCCGCCTCCCTTGACCAGTGACGAAGAAGGGTTGTTGCTGGAGAGGCTGGAGGCGGGAGACGACCGGGTGCGGACCACTCTCATCGAGCGGAACCTGCGGCTGGTAGTGTACATCGCCCGGAAGTTCGAGAATACGGGGGTGGGTATTGAGGATCTGGTTTCCATCGGGACCATCGGATTGATCAAAGCGGTAAACACTTTTGATCCGCGCAAGCGTATAAAGCTGGCCACCTATGCCTCCCGGTGTATAGAAAACGAGATTCTGATGCATCTTCGTCGTAGCAGCCGGCAGCGGTGCGAGGTTTCGTTCGAGGAGCCCCTAAACACGGACTGGGACGGAAACGAGCTCCTGCTTTCCGACGTGCTGGGCACCGAGGGAGACATAATCTACAAGTCCATAGAAGAAGAGGTGGAAAAAAGACTTCTGTATCAGGCCATGAAGAAGCTCTCCCCCCGGGAGAGGAAGATCATGGAGTTCCGCTTCGGGCTGGTAGACGGGGTGGAAAAGACCCAAAAAGAAGTAGCGGATATGCTGGGTATCTCCCAGTCCTATATTTCCCGGCTGGAGAAACGCATTATCAAACGACTGCGGAAGGAAATGCTGCGTTTGGAGTAA
- the spoIIGA gene encoding sigma-E processing peptidase SpoIIGA, whose amino-acid sequence MPPPVVYLDVVFTINWVMDYLLLWATARFAQLSTSAWRLIVAATCGAIYALLPFTLNNQAVLGAGGRLGVSLLLVALAYRRLNLRRFCQAVFYLYLVAFAMAGAVLGAMYVFNARLDAYALLGGLVAFLSRLPYPWLLAAVAAALLLARWGAPWLRRSLLAGFFQVPMVIRWGEKRLAVRALVDTGNQLRDPITGRPVVIVEYDALRPLLPPSLRQAVEAGEEPDLGRLAEELRGTAWAARVHLVPFTSLGRPRGMLLCFRPDELVVITEDRMVRVREVLVGIYRQRLSPQGSYRALLHPDVLQAVLG is encoded by the coding sequence ATGCCGCCCCCGGTAGTGTACCTGGACGTAGTCTTCACCATTAACTGGGTGATGGATTACCTGCTCCTCTGGGCTACGGCCAGGTTTGCGCAACTATCTACCAGCGCGTGGCGATTGATCGTCGCGGCCACCTGCGGTGCGATCTACGCCCTGCTGCCCTTTACCCTGAACAACCAGGCGGTGCTGGGCGCAGGGGGGCGCCTGGGCGTTTCCCTTCTTTTGGTGGCTCTGGCCTACCGGCGCCTGAACCTGCGCCGGTTTTGCCAGGCGGTATTCTACCTGTACCTGGTCGCCTTCGCCATGGCCGGGGCAGTGCTGGGGGCCATGTACGTGTTCAATGCCCGACTCGACGCCTACGCCCTCCTGGGAGGCCTGGTCGCCTTCCTGAGCCGTCTCCCGTATCCTTGGCTGCTGGCGGCGGTGGCGGCGGCCCTGCTTCTGGCCCGGTGGGGCGCGCCCTGGCTCAGGCGCAGCCTGTTGGCGGGGTTCTTCCAGGTGCCGATGGTTATCCGTTGGGGAGAGAAGAGGCTGGCCGTCCGGGCCCTGGTGGATACGGGAAACCAGCTTCGGGACCCCATAACCGGCCGGCCGGTGGTGATCGTGGAGTACGATGCCCTGCGCCCGCTCCTGCCCCCGTCCCTGCGGCAGGCGGTTGAGGCAGGCGAAGAGCCCGACCTGGGCCGGTTGGCCGAGGAACTGCGGGGAACCGCCTGGGCGGCGCGGGTGCACTTGGTACCGTTCACCTCTCTGGGCCGGCCGCGGGGCATGCTGCTGTGCTTCCGGCCGGATGAACTGGTGGTGATCACCGAGGACCGGATGGTGCGGGTGAGGGAGGTCTTGGTGGGCATTTACCGGCAGCGGCTGTCTCCGCAAGGGAGCTACCGGGCCCTGCTGCACCCGGACGTGTTGCAGGCAGTCCTGGGCTGA
- the ftsZ gene encoding cell division protein FtsZ, protein MVLELEEGSNTQFATIKVVGVGGGGSNAVNRMIAAGLQGVEFIAINTDLQALQMSKAEVKIQIGAKLTKGLGAGANPEVGRRAAEESREDLVKALDKADMVFVTAGMGGGTGTGGAPIVAEVAKQAGALTVAVVTRPFTFEGRKRAEQAETGINELRNRVDSLIIIPNDRLLQVADKQTSITEAFRLADDILRQGVQGISDLIAVPGLINLDFADVKTIMLDTGTALMGIGRGTGDKRAVEAARMAISSPLLETSIEGARGVLMNITGGPDLGLFEVNEAAEIIAAAADPNANIIFGAVIDENLKDEVRITVIATGFDHVLGRQQAAGTREIETKAFDLADLDIPAFLRRRP, encoded by the coding sequence ATGGTCCTGGAACTGGAAGAGGGCAGCAACACGCAGTTTGCCACCATCAAGGTGGTTGGGGTGGGCGGCGGAGGCAGCAACGCGGTCAACCGGATGATCGCCGCCGGGCTGCAGGGGGTGGAATTCATCGCCATTAATACCGACCTCCAGGCCCTGCAGATGTCCAAGGCGGAGGTCAAGATCCAGATAGGAGCCAAGCTTACCAAAGGGCTGGGGGCAGGTGCCAATCCGGAGGTGGGCCGGCGGGCGGCGGAGGAAAGCCGCGAGGATCTGGTCAAGGCGCTGGACAAGGCAGACATGGTGTTCGTGACTGCCGGTATGGGGGGAGGCACGGGAACCGGGGGCGCCCCTATAGTGGCGGAAGTGGCCAAGCAGGCCGGGGCCCTGACGGTGGCGGTGGTCACCCGGCCCTTCACCTTCGAGGGGCGCAAGCGGGCCGAACAGGCGGAAACGGGTATCAACGAGCTCCGTAACCGGGTAGACAGTCTAATCATCATCCCCAACGACCGCCTGCTTCAGGTGGCGGACAAGCAGACTTCCATCACCGAGGCTTTCAGGCTGGCCGACGATATCCTCCGTCAGGGAGTACAGGGTATTTCCGACCTCATCGCGGTGCCGGGGCTGATCAACCTGGACTTTGCCGACGTGAAGACCATCATGCTGGATACCGGCACCGCCCTCATGGGCATCGGTCGGGGCACGGGCGACAAGCGCGCGGTGGAGGCGGCGCGGATGGCTATCTCCAGCCCGTTGCTGGAGACTTCCATCGAAGGGGCGCGGGGGGTACTCATGAACATAACCGGCGGCCCCGATCTGGGGTTGTTTGAGGTGAACGAGGCGGCGGAGATCATTGCCGCGGCCGCCGACCCCAACGCCAACATAATCTTCGGGGCAGTAATCGACGAGAACCTCAAGGACGAGGTGCGCATCACGGTGATCGCCACGGGGTTCGACCATGTCCTTGGCCGCCAGCAGGCAGCCGGAACCAGGGAGATCGAGACCAAGGCCTTTGACCTGGCCGACCTGGATATCCCCGCCTTCTTGCGGCGGCGCCCGTAA
- the ftsA gene encoding cell division protein FtsA: protein MAGRNVVAALDLGSSKTVAVLAEIGPDAGLAVVGVGQVRSAGLRRGMVVDIEEAARGAARAMAQARQMAGVEPEAVMVSLTGPHVLTLQNRGVVAVVNPHREIGPEDVFRVLQTAQVVNVPSDRQLLHVLPCQYVVDGYEGIVDPTGMTGNRLEVEATLVLAGSSSVQNLGKVVSRAGINPPVREPVFSALASAEAVLLPAERELGVLLLDIGGGTTEYAVFQRGNLREAGVVPAGGDYITSDLAVGLRIPLASAEEVKCRHGCVLAGLQPDDEFVEVPDIAGEGLKTVSRRMLATIIEPRIQEILNLVRQRLGSGRAYLLPGGAVLTGGTAGLAGLAQMAADILEMPVRVGYPVVLDGVGDMVRGTEYATAVGLLVYGARYLARAQAAGALEPSAGGWWARIWSWFRDFF, encoded by the coding sequence TTGGCAGGCCGCAACGTGGTAGCAGCCCTGGACCTCGGGTCCAGCAAAACGGTGGCCGTATTGGCGGAAATCGGCCCGGACGCAGGCCTCGCCGTTGTGGGCGTGGGGCAGGTGCGGTCTGCCGGCCTCAGACGCGGCATGGTGGTGGACATCGAGGAGGCGGCCCGAGGGGCGGCTCGGGCCATGGCCCAGGCGCGGCAAATGGCCGGGGTAGAGCCCGAGGCGGTTATGGTCAGCCTTACCGGCCCGCACGTTCTCACCCTGCAGAACCGGGGGGTGGTGGCGGTAGTCAATCCCCACCGGGAAATCGGGCCGGAAGACGTTTTCCGGGTTCTTCAGACCGCGCAGGTGGTCAACGTTCCTTCGGACCGGCAGTTGTTGCACGTACTTCCTTGCCAGTACGTGGTAGACGGCTACGAGGGAATAGTGGATCCGACGGGCATGACCGGGAATCGGCTGGAAGTGGAGGCTACTCTGGTGCTGGCCGGCAGCAGCTCGGTGCAGAACCTGGGCAAGGTGGTAAGCCGGGCGGGGATCAATCCTCCCGTGCGCGAACCGGTCTTCAGCGCCTTGGCCTCGGCAGAGGCGGTACTGCTGCCGGCGGAAAGGGAACTGGGGGTTCTGCTGCTGGATATCGGGGGTGGCACTACCGAGTACGCCGTCTTCCAGCGGGGGAACCTCCGGGAGGCGGGGGTGGTTCCCGCCGGCGGGGACTATATCACCAGCGACCTGGCCGTAGGTCTGCGCATCCCTTTGGCCAGCGCCGAAGAGGTCAAGTGCCGTCACGGGTGTGTCCTGGCCGGGCTGCAGCCGGACGACGAGTTTGTGGAAGTCCCGGACATTGCCGGAGAAGGTCTCAAGACCGTTTCCCGGCGCATGCTGGCCACCATTATTGAGCCCCGTATCCAGGAGATTCTGAACCTCGTCCGTCAGCGGCTGGGTAGCGGCCGGGCCTACCTCTTGCCGGGAGGGGCGGTTCTTACCGGGGGAACTGCGGGACTGGCCGGGCTGGCGCAGATGGCCGCCGATATCCTGGAAATGCCGGTCCGGGTGGGATACCCGGTAGTGCTCGACGGAGTGGGGGACATGGTGAGGGGAACGGAGTACGCTACCGCCGTGGGCCTGCTGGTTTACGGCGCCCGCTATCTGGCCCGGGCCCAGGCGGCCGGGGCCCTGGAACCGTCGGCAGGCGGCTGGTGGGCTAGGATTTGGTCCTGGTTTAGAGACTTCTTCTAG
- a CDS encoding small basic family protein, protein MWLPALGLAIGILIGLWFPLTIPLAYAKYLSVGVLAALDSIFGGLRAGLEENFDSGVFITGFFGNMLLAGVLAYLGDQLGIDLYLAAVFAFGVRIFQNLAIIRRHLLGRWRRRRDRQQE, encoded by the coding sequence ATGTGGCTGCCGGCGTTAGGTTTGGCGATCGGTATCCTGATCGGTCTCTGGTTTCCCCTGACCATCCCTCTGGCCTACGCCAAGTACCTCTCCGTGGGGGTATTGGCGGCCCTGGACTCCATCTTCGGCGGCCTGAGGGCGGGGCTGGAGGAGAACTTCGATTCCGGGGTTTTCATAACCGGATTCTTCGGCAATATGCTGCTCGCCGGTGTCCTGGCCTACCTGGGAGACCAGTTGGGGATAGACCTTTATCTGGCTGCGGTTTTTGCCTTTGGGGTGCGCATCTTTCAGAATCTGGCCATTATCCGCCGGCACCTGCTGGGAAGGTGGCGCCGCCGCCGGGACCGGCAGCAGGAATAG
- a CDS encoding FtsQ-type POTRA domain-containing protein, with amino-acid sequence MRYWLLLAAVLALASWLFARSSFWELEAIKVRGNVTVSGEEIIRLSGLLPGENLLRLNKQAVKENLLRHPRIREVELRRDLPDTVLVEVRERVALVLIPAAGAFWEVDQEGRVLGARKAWSPADPLLLTGVTVPREQLVPGRILALPELGPLLAVAQALPPGIREEVQELHLANPGGICLYTREGVRVILGDAGEVEQKLALFWAIYREEQVRGSAARLAYIDVSRPKAPTLGYASGGE; translated from the coding sequence TTGAGGTACTGGCTCCTCTTGGCGGCGGTGCTGGCCCTGGCTTCGTGGCTTTTCGCCCGATCGAGCTTTTGGGAGCTGGAGGCCATCAAGGTAAGAGGAAATGTCACCGTAAGCGGCGAAGAGATTATTCGCCTGAGCGGGCTGTTACCCGGGGAGAACCTCCTCCGCCTGAACAAGCAGGCGGTTAAAGAGAACCTGCTCCGACACCCGCGCATCCGCGAGGTAGAGCTTCGGCGGGACCTCCCGGATACGGTGCTCGTGGAAGTTCGGGAGCGGGTAGCTTTGGTGCTGATTCCTGCGGCCGGCGCTTTTTGGGAGGTAGATCAGGAGGGTAGGGTGCTGGGCGCCAGAAAGGCCTGGTCACCGGCCGATCCCTTACTGCTGACCGGCGTGACCGTGCCGCGGGAACAGTTGGTACCCGGCAGGATACTTGCCCTCCCGGAACTCGGACCCCTGCTGGCGGTGGCGCAGGCCTTGCCGCCGGGCATCAGGGAAGAGGTTCAGGAATTACACCTGGCCAACCCGGGAGGGATTTGTCTTTATACCCGGGAGGGAGTAAGGGTGATCCTGGGAGACGCGGGAGAAGTGGAGCAGAAGCTGGCCCTCTTCTGGGCCATATACCGGGAGGAACAGGTCCGGGGGAGCGCTGCTCGGCTGGCGTATATCGATGTAAGTCGGCCCAAGGCGCCTACCTTGGGCTATGCAAGTGGAGGCGAATGA
- the fmt gene encoding methionyl-tRNA formyltransferase: protein MRLVFCGTPDFALPSLRALLASRHRVLAAITQPDRPKGRGRLPQAPPVKELAREAGLEVRQPESLKDPDFLAWLEGLAPEALVVVAYGRILPRALLELPSRGCINLHASLLPRYRGAAPIHWAIINGERETGVTTMFVTPELDAGDIILQEAVEIGARETAGQLHDRLAVLGAELLVKTLDLLGEGRAPRRPQDPASATYAPPLRPEDERIDWTRPALAVYNRVRGLNPWPGAYGQWRERRVKIWWVDPPEPLEAEGLEPGQIAAVGEQGIKVACGDGQAVAIRRLQPEGKAVMGAADFIRGYRPQVGEAWA from the coding sequence ATGCGCCTGGTATTCTGCGGTACCCCGGACTTCGCCCTGCCCAGCCTTCGCGCCCTGCTGGCCAGCCGCCACCGGGTCCTGGCCGCAATTACCCAGCCGGACCGGCCCAAGGGGCGGGGTCGGCTGCCCCAGGCGCCTCCGGTCAAGGAACTGGCCCGGGAGGCGGGGCTGGAGGTGCGCCAGCCGGAAAGCCTGAAGGATCCGGACTTCCTGGCCTGGCTGGAAGGCCTGGCCCCCGAGGCGCTGGTGGTGGTGGCCTACGGGAGAATCCTGCCGCGGGCCCTGCTGGAACTGCCCTCTCGGGGCTGCATCAACCTTCACGCCTCCCTTCTGCCCCGGTACCGGGGAGCGGCTCCCATTCACTGGGCCATCATCAACGGCGAGAGGGAGACCGGCGTCACTACCATGTTCGTGACTCCGGAGCTGGATGCGGGGGACATCATATTGCAGGAGGCGGTCGAGATCGGGGCACGCGAGACTGCGGGCCAACTTCACGATCGCCTGGCGGTCCTGGGAGCGGAACTGCTGGTGAAGACCCTGGACCTGTTGGGGGAGGGCAGGGCTCCCCGGCGGCCCCAGGATCCGGCTTCGGCCACCTACGCCCCTCCCCTCAGGCCGGAGGATGAGCGGATTGACTGGACTCGCCCGGCCCTGGCCGTTTACAACCGGGTGCGCGGCCTGAATCCGTGGCCGGGCGCTTACGGGCAGTGGCGCGAAAGGAGGGTAAAGATCTGGTGGGTAGATCCGCCGGAACCCCTCGAGGCGGAAGGCCTGGAGCCGGGTCAAATAGCCGCCGTGGGCGAACAGGGGATCAAGGTGGCCTGCGGCGACGGACAAGCCGTAGCCATCCGGCGGCTGCAGCCCGAGGGGAAGGCGGTGATGGGGGCGGCAGACTTTATCCGGGGCTATCGCCCGCAGGTAGGAGAAGCCTGGGCGTAA